One Peribacillus simplex NBRC 15720 = DSM 1321 genomic region harbors:
- a CDS encoding shikimate kinase, with protein MINKNTSLRMQSIVFIGFMGVGKTTIGQKVARKLYRDFIDIDQEIEKEFNMPTTEIFKKFGEKAFREKEKSVIESFSQQQLKIISVGGGAFLQEDIRNICLSNCIVFYLDLSWEYWKERIGLLIDSRPVLQSRSLEEIEELFYTRQEIYSYHHSKVNTNDLDVDEVAEFIVDSLKVAWDIYEPLK; from the coding sequence ATGATTAATAAAAACACATCTTTGAGGATGCAAAGTATCGTTTTTATTGGCTTTATGGGGGTAGGAAAGACGACGATCGGACAGAAAGTAGCACGGAAATTATATAGGGACTTTATTGATATAGATCAAGAAATTGAAAAGGAATTCAATATGCCCACTACAGAAATATTCAAGAAGTTTGGGGAAAAAGCTTTTCGCGAAAAAGAAAAAAGTGTGATTGAAAGCTTTAGTCAACAACAATTGAAAATCATTTCTGTTGGAGGCGGGGCATTTTTACAAGAGGATATACGGAATATCTGTTTATCCAATTGCATTGTCTTTTATCTGGACTTATCTTGGGAATACTGGAAAGAAAGAATTGGCTTACTTATTGATAGTAGACCTGTTTTACAAAGTCGGTCCCTTGAGGAAATCGAAGAACTATTTTACACCAGACAAGAAATATACTCCTATCATCATTCAAAAGTGAATACCAATGATCTTGATGTTGATGAAGTGGCAGAGTTCATAGTCGATTCATTGAAAGTGGCCTGGGATATTTATGAACCGCTTAAGTAA
- a CDS encoding LacI family DNA-binding transcriptional regulator, with product MKQSKKGRVTLQQVAKHAGVSTSTASLIVRNNPRISEATRKKVLKSMHELGYVYDRIAANLRSQSSDTVGIIITDISNTFFSEFLIGVHDALDEVGYTVLLGTTFDSVAKQDHLLSTMMEHRVGGLILCPVSESSQDTIERLNEIDTPMVLAVRELPGVNSDYVGIDYPEGARIAVDHLLGKGHKRIALLGGIKESSTWIERMEGYREALSRAGLEVDESLVIDSAPTREGGLEAVLKVLENSNPPTAIFCFSDLIAFGVMQGLMMKGFTPGKDIDIVGFDNVPVAEIYHPPLTTISSFPRRIGKEAANLLYQQMEKIEREQQRIILNPELIIRESS from the coding sequence ATGAAACAATCCAAAAAAGGGCGGGTCACGCTGCAACAGGTTGCGAAACATGCTGGGGTATCTACATCCACTGCTTCCCTTATTGTTCGCAATAACCCTCGAATATCGGAAGCGACGCGAAAAAAGGTATTAAAATCCATGCATGAATTGGGTTATGTATACGATAGAATTGCAGCAAACCTAAGGTCGCAGAGTTCGGATACTGTAGGAATCATCATTACCGACATATCAAATACCTTTTTTTCTGAATTTCTGATAGGTGTTCACGATGCATTGGATGAGGTCGGGTATACAGTGTTGCTGGGGACTACATTCGACTCGGTTGCCAAGCAAGACCATCTCCTTTCAACCATGATGGAACATAGGGTGGGAGGCCTGATTCTTTGTCCTGTCTCTGAAAGCTCACAAGATACAATTGAACGGTTAAATGAAATTGACACGCCGATGGTCCTTGCTGTCAGGGAACTGCCTGGAGTGAATAGCGACTATGTAGGCATAGACTATCCAGAAGGAGCCAGGATCGCTGTTGATCATCTCCTTGGAAAGGGGCATAAAAGAATTGCGCTCCTTGGTGGCATCAAGGAATCTTCTACTTGGATCGAGAGAATGGAGGGATATCGTGAAGCTCTTTCAAGAGCGGGATTGGAAGTGGATGAATCGTTGGTGATAGATAGTGCCCCTACTCGGGAGGGAGGGTTGGAGGCTGTTTTGAAAGTACTTGAGAATTCTAATCCGCCTACCGCGATTTTTTGCTTTAGCGACTTAATTGCCTTCGGTGTTATGCAAGGATTAATGATGAAAGGATTTACTCCTGGAAAAGATATAGATATCGTAGGGTTCGATAATGTTCCAGTCGCAGAAATCTATCATCCGCCGCTAACGACCATTTCCTCATTCCCTAGACGTATTGGAAAAGAGGCAGCGAATCTTCTGTATCAGCAAATGGAGAAAATTGAACGTGAACAACAGCGAATCATATTGAATCCAGAACTGATTATTAGAGAGTCTTCCTAA
- a CDS encoding MFS transporter: MKNQFFKAASGMYINYFLLGMVNIILASNMSSLTEQWDTDSTGISYLIAAIGIGRLLTYGLSGVLSDKFGRKPLIIVSSVIMGVFLIGIPFSPTYEMAFAFAILAGISNSAMDAGTYPALTEMFPESAGSASVMVKAFGSLGATILPFIILFLTTNQLFYGFAFLLPAVFYFMNMFFVLSASFPKRKSDAVSNEENLHMNRFITEPKFWNEGIALIIIGFTSTALFTVSQIWLPSFGQEVAGMSSSSAIKLLSYYSVGSLISVLLLSILLNKWIKPVTVILLYPMITLLTVIIILTIHSPIVLSISSFFLGASTAGIFQLSIAIMTELFWRKKGTVTGIVATASSLASVILPIATGLIAKSGDISHIFLFDCFIATIGILAAAFVHYRYKKLTQHQTIFNHG, from the coding sequence ATGAAAAATCAGTTTTTTAAAGCGGCATCTGGCATGTATATTAACTATTTTCTGCTGGGGATGGTTAATATAATTCTCGCTTCAAACATGTCCTCTTTAACAGAACAATGGGATACGGATTCTACTGGTATTAGTTATCTTATTGCGGCAATAGGAATAGGCAGATTACTCACGTATGGTCTCTCGGGAGTTTTATCAGATAAATTTGGAAGAAAGCCATTGATCATTGTTTCTTCGGTTATAATGGGAGTTTTTTTAATTGGGATTCCATTTTCCCCCACATATGAAATGGCCTTTGCATTTGCTATACTTGCGGGAATTTCCAACTCAGCCATGGATGCTGGTACATATCCGGCGCTAACTGAAATGTTTCCTGAATCTGCTGGTTCCGCCAGTGTTATGGTTAAGGCTTTTGGTTCACTTGGTGCAACCATCCTACCATTCATTATCTTGTTTCTTACTACGAATCAATTATTTTACGGGTTTGCATTTTTATTACCGGCTGTCTTCTATTTCATGAATATGTTTTTTGTGTTGTCCGCTTCATTTCCAAAACGTAAATCCGATGCTGTCAGTAATGAGGAGAATTTGCATATGAACAGGTTCATAACTGAACCTAAATTTTGGAACGAAGGAATCGCGCTAATCATAATTGGGTTTACATCAACTGCGTTATTTACAGTTTCGCAAATCTGGTTACCGAGTTTCGGCCAGGAAGTCGCAGGGATGTCATCTTCAAGTGCAATTAAATTATTGAGCTATTATAGTGTTGGATCACTGATTTCCGTCCTGCTATTATCCATCTTATTAAACAAATGGATTAAGCCAGTGACGGTGATATTGCTTTATCCAATGATTACTTTACTTACGGTAATCATCATATTAACGATTCATTCACCCATTGTCTTAAGTATTAGCTCCTTTTTCCTTGGAGCCTCGACAGCCGGGATATTTCAATTATCCATTGCAATAATGACTGAACTTTTCTGGAGGAAAAAAGGAACTGTAACAGGGATCGTTGCGACGGCATCCAGTTTGGCGAGCGTCATTTTACCAATTGCAACGGGCTTAATCGCTAAGAGTGGGGATATATCGCATATATTTCTTTTCGATTGCTTTATTGCAACTATAGGAATCCTTGCGGCTGCTTTTGTTCATTACCGGTATAAAAAATTGACACAGCACCAGACCATATTTAACCATGGCTAA
- a CDS encoding shikimate dehydrogenase — translation MENLGRINGKTELVGLLATPIGHSLSPAMHNLAFDKLGLNCAYLAFEVGNEQLEDAVKGMRALNVKGFNVSMPNKMKILPYLDELADSAKFSGAVNTVVNVDGKFVGHSTDGMGYTRNLKEHGIDIKGKKMTLIGSGGAATPIAIQSALEGVAEISIFARDDAFFPQAEENVRIINEDMKHLNVKANVYPLENVEQLKAEIATSDILANGTGVGMKPLEGLSVIQDESMLRPDLIVTDVVYIPRKSKLMEQAEAAGATAINGLGMMLWQGALAFELWTGQQMPVNYIKEQLFAE, via the coding sequence ATGGAAAATCTAGGACGAATTAATGGGAAAACAGAATTAGTAGGATTGCTGGCAACACCTATCGGACATTCTTTATCACCTGCCATGCATAATTTAGCTTTTGATAAATTAGGTTTGAATTGCGCCTATTTAGCATTTGAAGTTGGAAATGAACAGTTGGAAGATGCAGTCAAAGGGATGCGTGCATTAAATGTAAAAGGATTTAACGTCTCCATGCCTAATAAAATGAAAATCCTTCCATATCTTGATGAATTGGCAGACAGTGCTAAATTTTCTGGGGCCGTTAATACAGTTGTCAATGTCGATGGAAAATTCGTAGGGCATAGTACCGATGGAATGGGATATACTCGGAACCTAAAAGAACATGGTATAGATATTAAAGGCAAGAAAATGACTCTTATCGGTTCTGGTGGGGCTGCTACTCCAATTGCCATTCAATCTGCGCTGGAAGGTGTGGCGGAAATCAGCATTTTTGCTCGTGATGATGCTTTCTTCCCGCAAGCAGAAGAGAATGTACGAATCATCAATGAAGATATGAAGCACTTAAATGTGAAAGCCAATGTATACCCTCTTGAAAATGTTGAACAATTAAAGGCTGAAATCGCAACTAGTGATATTTTGGCAAATGGAACCGGCGTTGGCATGAAACCACTTGAAGGCTTAAGTGTCATTCAAGACGAATCTATGCTGCGTCCTGATTTAATCGTAACCGATGTTGTTTACATCCCACGTAAATCTAAACTAATGGAACAAGCTGAGGCTGCCGGTGCTACAGCTATTAATGGTCTTGGGATGATGCTTTGGCAAGGTGCATTGGCCTTTGAATTATGGACAGGTCAACAGATGCCTGTTAATTACATCAAAGAGCAATTGTTTGCAGAATAA
- the aroD gene encoding type I 3-dehydroquinate dehydratase, whose protein sequence is MQTITIKDVTIGEGVPKIIVPLMGTTEEELLKEVETVNALEPDIIEWRVDVYEQVESLEAVSDMISKLRSAVPNTLLLFTFRSHKEGGNKEISDDYYFQLIHTAIGTKNIDLVDVELFFEESSVKETVKIAEENGVYVVMCNHDFDKTPAKEEIIYRLRKMQEFGAHIPKIAVMPQTVGDLLVLLDATYTMKTKYADRPFITMSMSGTGLVSRLSGAVFGSACTFGAGKEASAPGQIPVTQLRDVLEIIDQNI, encoded by the coding sequence ATGCAAACAATCACTATCAAAGACGTAACGATTGGAGAAGGGGTACCAAAGATCATCGTTCCACTAATGGGGACAACTGAAGAAGAACTGCTTAAAGAAGTTGAAACGGTAAATGCGCTAGAGCCGGATATCATTGAATGGCGAGTAGATGTCTATGAACAAGTTGAAAGCTTAGAAGCCGTTTCGGATATGATTTCTAAACTTAGAAGTGCTGTACCCAATACTTTGCTGCTTTTCACTTTTAGAAGCCATAAAGAAGGCGGGAACAAGGAAATCAGCGATGATTATTATTTCCAACTTATTCATACAGCAATTGGAACGAAGAATATTGATCTTGTCGATGTGGAGTTGTTTTTTGAGGAATCATCAGTGAAGGAGACTGTAAAGATAGCTGAGGAAAATGGCGTATACGTAGTGATGTGTAACCATGATTTCGATAAGACACCAGCAAAAGAAGAAATCATTTACCGATTGCGTAAAATGCAGGAATTTGGCGCTCATATTCCAAAAATCGCTGTAATGCCCCAAACTGTTGGTGACTTACTCGTTTTATTAGATGCAACTTACACGATGAAAACAAAGTATGCCGATCGTCCATTCATTACGATGTCAATGTCGGGCACAGGCCTGGTCAGTCGATTATCAGGTGCGGTGTTTGGATCTGCTTGTACATTCGGTGCCGGAAAAGAAGCATCTGCCCCAGGACAAATTCCTGTTACTCAATTAAGAGATGTATTGGAGATCATTGATCAGAATATTTAA
- a CDS encoding MFS transporter produces the protein MKNPFIKMATGLYISYFILGMINIIIGSNMENLSNQLNTSASGISYLVSAIGIGKLVSLFFAGRLSDKLGRKPFVVSASFIYLIFLIGIPLAPNYTLAFIFAVCAGIANSFLDAGTYPALIEAFQKKAGSATVLIKAFVSVGAALLPFIMAFFMARDMFYGYTFFLMAAVYLVNGLFLLKVSFPDHKAQSQAQDDKQAVPVQHQFLSKPKFAQEGIAVILLGFTSTALFMLVQVWLPNFGQDVLGLTQAKAVQLLSYYSIGSLVSVILLAVLLNKVIKPITVMIIYPIIAALSLLSLIYIQQPFMTVLSAFFIGLSTAGVFQLAMTIITEFFPANKGTITSYVNIAASSAFIIIPFVTGVISKSAGLTAVFLFDVAIAVVSILLAVFVAYRYKKVIKVSN, from the coding sequence ATGAAAAATCCATTTATAAAAATGGCCACAGGTTTATATATTAGCTATTTTATTTTAGGCATGATCAATATTATCATCGGGTCAAATATGGAGAATTTGTCAAATCAATTAAATACAAGTGCCTCAGGGATAAGTTACTTGGTCTCTGCTATAGGAATCGGTAAGTTAGTTTCCTTGTTTTTCGCCGGTAGACTCTCGGATAAATTAGGTAGGAAACCATTTGTTGTTTCAGCATCTTTTATCTACCTAATCTTCCTCATAGGTATACCTTTGGCTCCTAACTATACATTGGCATTTATATTTGCTGTATGTGCTGGTATTGCAAACTCATTTTTGGATGCTGGTACGTATCCAGCACTTATTGAGGCTTTTCAAAAGAAAGCTGGTTCCGCTACCGTATTAATAAAAGCGTTCGTTTCAGTCGGTGCCGCACTTCTTCCATTTATAATGGCGTTCTTTATGGCTAGAGATATGTTTTACGGGTATACATTCTTCTTAATGGCTGCTGTTTATCTTGTTAATGGATTGTTCCTGCTTAAGGTTTCATTCCCGGATCATAAAGCTCAAAGCCAGGCTCAAGATGATAAACAAGCTGTGCCGGTTCAACACCAATTCCTCTCAAAACCGAAGTTTGCCCAGGAGGGGATAGCCGTCATACTATTAGGCTTCACATCAACTGCTTTATTTATGTTGGTTCAAGTCTGGCTCCCGAACTTTGGACAAGATGTATTGGGGTTAACCCAGGCTAAGGCTGTTCAATTGCTTAGTTACTATAGCATTGGCTCCCTTGTTTCTGTCATTTTACTAGCAGTTCTTTTGAATAAAGTAATTAAGCCAATTACCGTCATGATTATCTATCCGATCATTGCAGCATTATCTTTATTGTCACTCATTTACATCCAACAACCATTTATGACTGTTTTGAGCGCTTTCTTCATTGGGCTTTCAACCGCAGGAGTGTTCCAATTAGCCATGACGATAATAACAGAATTCTTCCCAGCCAATAAAGGGACGATTACTTCATATGTAAACATTGCAGCTAGTTCAGCCTTTATCATTATACCTTTCGTTACAGGTGTCATTTCTAAGAGCGCTGGTTTAACTGCAGTCTTCTTATTTGATGTGGCAATAGCGGTAGTTAGTATCTTATTGGCCGTATTTGTTGCCTATCGATATAAAAAGGTAATTAAGGTTTCCAATTAA
- the ptsG gene encoding glucose-specific PTS transporter subunit IIBC: MFKKLFGVLQKIGKALMLPVAILPAAGILLAFGNALQNETLLDIAPFLASGGVEMVASVMENAGNIIFGNLPLLFAVGVAIGLAGGDGVAGLAAIIGFLIMNVTMGTVLGIDAADIAKNGAVYSNVLGIPTLGTGVFGGIIVGVMAAVMYNKFYEIELPSYLGFFAGKRFVPIATAASAVILGLLMILVWPTIQSGLNSFSENMLGANLTLGAFVFGVVERALIPFGLHHIFYSPFWFEFGSYIPQGGGTPVRGDQAIFMAQIKDGVQNLTAGTFMTGKYPFMMFGLPAAALAIYHEARPERKKIVGGLMASAALTSFLTGITEPLEFAFLFVAPVLFGIHCLFAGLSFMTMHLLDVKIGMTFSGGLIDYVLFGLINPQTNAWIVIPVGLVFALIYYFGFRFAIRTFNLKTPGREVEEDEEAEGSASTAGSLPGDILDAMGGKENISHLDACITRLRVSVNDIGNVDKNRLKKLGAAGVLEVGNNIQAIFGPRSETIKGQMKDIIDGKRPRKVEASPEEGVEKQIEDIVPKPLRTDEVSDRFVSPIKGELKSITEVPDAVFAEKMMGDGFAIVPEEGLVVSPVDGTIVNLFPTKHAIGIVSEAGREILIHVGIDTVKLEGKGFEALVAQGDKVTSGQPLLKVDIEYVKNNASSIITPIVFTNLSEGESVKIEKAGNVDREEADVISINK; this comes from the coding sequence ATGTTTAAGAAGTTGTTTGGTGTTTTGCAAAAAATCGGAAAAGCTTTGATGCTTCCTGTAGCCATTTTACCAGCGGCCGGAATTTTACTTGCTTTTGGTAATGCATTGCAAAACGAGACTTTGTTGGATATCGCCCCGTTTCTTGCGAGTGGCGGAGTTGAAATGGTCGCATCGGTCATGGAGAATGCTGGGAATATTATTTTTGGGAATCTTCCCTTGTTGTTTGCTGTGGGGGTCGCGATTGGTCTAGCTGGCGGAGATGGTGTTGCCGGGCTGGCTGCGATTATCGGGTTCTTGATTATGAATGTAACAATGGGAACTGTTCTTGGAATTGACGCTGCCGACATTGCGAAAAATGGTGCGGTGTATAGCAATGTTCTGGGAATCCCAACGTTGGGAACAGGCGTGTTCGGCGGTATTATTGTCGGTGTCATGGCTGCTGTCATGTATAATAAATTTTATGAAATTGAATTGCCTTCTTATTTAGGATTCTTTGCAGGTAAACGTTTTGTACCCATTGCAACAGCTGCAAGTGCAGTTATTCTTGGGTTGTTGATGATTTTGGTTTGGCCGACGATTCAATCGGGGTTAAATTCATTTTCCGAAAATATGTTAGGTGCTAATCTGACTCTGGGAGCTTTTGTGTTTGGGGTTGTAGAACGTGCGCTGATTCCTTTCGGATTGCATCATATCTTCTATTCGCCATTCTGGTTCGAATTTGGCAGCTATATCCCTCAAGGCGGGGGAACGCCAGTCAGAGGAGATCAAGCCATCTTCATGGCACAAATTAAAGATGGCGTACAGAATTTAACGGCAGGTACTTTCATGACTGGTAAATATCCATTTATGATGTTCGGGTTACCAGCTGCGGCTTTGGCCATTTATCATGAAGCAAGACCGGAAAGAAAGAAAATAGTCGGGGGCTTGATGGCTTCTGCGGCACTTACATCTTTCTTGACTGGGATTACTGAGCCACTTGAATTTGCATTCTTATTCGTTGCACCAGTACTTTTCGGGATTCACTGTCTGTTTGCAGGTCTATCATTCATGACTATGCATTTACTGGACGTGAAAATCGGGATGACGTTCTCGGGTGGGTTGATCGATTACGTTCTGTTTGGTTTAATTAATCCTCAAACTAATGCTTGGATTGTTATTCCAGTTGGTTTGGTCTTTGCGCTTATCTATTACTTTGGATTCCGATTTGCCATAAGGACGTTTAACCTAAAAACTCCTGGTCGTGAAGTGGAAGAGGACGAGGAAGCGGAAGGATCTGCAAGTACAGCTGGAAGTCTCCCTGGGGATATCTTGGATGCTATGGGCGGAAAAGAAAATATTTCTCACTTAGATGCTTGCATTACCCGTCTTCGTGTATCAGTCAATGACATCGGTAACGTTGATAAAAATAGGCTGAAAAAACTTGGTGCCGCTGGAGTTCTGGAAGTGGGCAATAACATCCAGGCAATCTTCGGACCACGTTCAGAAACGATTAAGGGGCAAATGAAAGATATCATTGATGGAAAAAGGCCTCGTAAAGTAGAAGCCTCTCCTGAAGAGGGTGTGGAAAAACAAATCGAGGATATCGTCCCGAAACCTTTGCGAACGGATGAAGTTTCCGATCGATTTGTTTCACCTATTAAAGGGGAATTAAAATCGATCACGGAAGTACCTGATGCAGTTTTTGCTGAAAAAATGATGGGTGATGGATTTGCCATTGTACCGGAGGAAGGATTGGTTGTTTCTCCTGTAGACGGTACGATCGTTAACCTATTCCCGACTAAACATGCAATAGGTATCGTTTCCGAAGCTGGACGTGAAATCTTGATACATGTCGGGATCGATACAGTTAAGTTAGAAGGCAAAGGTTTCGAAGCACTTGTCGCTCAAGGAGATAAAGTGACAAGCGGACAGCCATTGCTTAAAGTTGATATAGAGTATGTCAAAAACAATGCCAGCTCTATCATTACGCCAATCGTCTTTACTAACCTTTCCGAAGGTGAAAGTGTGAAGATTGAAAAGGCCGGAAATGTAGATAGGGAAGAAGCGGACGTAATTTCCATCAATAAATAA
- the glcT gene encoding glucose PTS transporter transcription antiterminator GlcT, whose amino-acid sequence MNGFIVEKVLNNNVVIATHPSYGEVVSIGKGLGFNRKKGEELSPELAEKTFVLKNVKEQESYKKLLPQIDQNLQAAIIESIHLINDRVTGKLNEHIHVGLTDHLLFALQRVSQGMTIKNPFLKETITLYPFEHDIAVDVIELIQDKTGIGLPQGEIGFITLHIHSAISNKDLSEVNQHSQLIYHLIQVVEEQLNVKINKESIDYTRLVRHLRFMIDRVLAGEMVDEPEKIALLLKEEYPLCYNISWKLIKIMQQKLGRPVCDAEAVYLTMHIQRLQKKIK is encoded by the coding sequence ATGAATGGTTTTATCGTTGAAAAGGTTTTGAACAATAATGTGGTGATTGCCACGCATCCGTCGTATGGAGAAGTCGTTTCTATTGGAAAGGGCTTGGGCTTCAACCGAAAGAAAGGCGAAGAGTTGAGTCCGGAACTGGCGGAGAAAACGTTTGTCCTGAAAAATGTTAAGGAGCAGGAAAGTTACAAAAAACTTTTGCCGCAAATCGATCAAAATCTTCAAGCTGCCATTATAGAATCCATTCATCTCATTAATGACCGAGTAACTGGAAAGCTAAATGAACATATACATGTCGGTTTAACAGATCATTTATTGTTCGCCCTTCAGCGTGTTTCACAAGGAATGACTATCAAAAACCCATTCTTGAAAGAAACGATAACCCTTTATCCTTTTGAACATGATATTGCTGTTGATGTAATCGAATTAATTCAAGATAAGACAGGCATAGGCCTACCCCAAGGGGAAATCGGTTTTATTACGCTTCATATTCATAGCGCAATATCAAATAAAGACTTATCGGAAGTCAATCAGCATTCGCAGTTAATCTATCATCTTATCCAAGTCGTTGAAGAACAGCTAAACGTAAAAATTAATAAGGAAAGCATTGATTATACACGTTTGGTCCGTCATTTAAGATTCATGATAGACAGGGTTTTGGCTGGGGAAATGGTCGATGAACCTGAAAAAATTGCATTGCTATTGAAAGAAGAATATCCTTTGTGTTACAATATCTCATGGAAGCTAATAAAAATTATGCAGCAGAAATTAGGCAGACCGGTTTGTGATGCGGAAGCTGTCTATCTAACGATGCATATCCAACGATTACAAAAGAAAATTAAATAA
- a CDS encoding NCS2 family permease: MKNYFRFNELGTNYRREILGGLTTFLSMAYILVVNPVMLTLQSIEDYPDELRMDYGAVFAATALAAAIGSILMGLIARYPISLAPGMGLNAFFAFTVVLGFGIPWQTALSGVLISGIIFVLLSLSGIREKIINAIPVELKYAVGAGIGLFITFVGFQNAGIITNDDSVLVGLGDLTSGNTLLAVFGIVVTVILMTRGVKSGVFIGMVITAIAGMIFGQVPVPEKIIGAVPSIAPTFGVAFDAFGNPGDLFTGQMLIVILTFLFVAFFDTAGTLVAVAQQAGLMKDNVLPRVGKGLLADSLSIVSGAILGTSTTTSYVESTSGVAAGARSGFAAVVTGLLFVLSLFFFPLLSVVTSAVTAPALVIVGVLMASSLKNIDWQKFEIAVPAFFTVIMMPMTYSIATGIACGFIFYPITMSMKGRAKEVHPIMWGLGVVFLLYFIFLK; this comes from the coding sequence ATGAAAAATTATTTTCGGTTTAATGAGCTGGGAACCAATTATCGCCGTGAAATACTTGGTGGACTAACTACGTTCCTTTCAATGGCATATATCCTGGTTGTTAACCCTGTGATGCTGACTTTACAAAGCATCGAGGACTATCCGGATGAATTGAGAATGGACTACGGAGCGGTTTTTGCAGCGACCGCCTTAGCAGCTGCAATCGGCTCGATATTGATGGGACTCATAGCCAGGTATCCAATCTCGCTTGCGCCGGGTATGGGGTTGAATGCTTTTTTCGCTTTTACTGTTGTTCTTGGTTTTGGAATTCCTTGGCAGACGGCTTTATCAGGGGTATTGATTTCAGGTATTATCTTCGTTTTGCTTTCCCTATCGGGAATACGTGAGAAAATCATTAATGCAATTCCAGTTGAATTGAAATACGCAGTTGGAGCCGGTATCGGTTTATTCATTACTTTTGTAGGGTTTCAGAATGCTGGAATCATCACGAATGATGACAGCGTTCTTGTCGGACTGGGCGACTTAACATCAGGGAATACTTTATTGGCTGTGTTTGGAATTGTCGTAACTGTCATTTTGATGACGAGAGGCGTCAAAAGCGGCGTGTTCATAGGGATGGTCATTACAGCCATTGCAGGAATGATCTTTGGACAAGTTCCGGTGCCGGAGAAAATAATCGGTGCCGTTCCTAGCATAGCGCCTACATTCGGAGTTGCGTTCGATGCCTTTGGAAATCCCGGGGATCTCTTCACTGGTCAAATGTTAATCGTGATATTGACCTTCTTGTTCGTAGCTTTCTTTGATACAGCGGGTACGTTGGTGGCTGTCGCGCAACAAGCTGGATTGATGAAGGATAATGTTCTTCCTAGAGTGGGAAAAGGATTACTTGCTGATTCATTATCCATCGTTTCAGGTGCAATTCTTGGTACATCCACCACGACATCTTATGTAGAGTCTACATCTGGTGTAGCTGCTGGTGCTCGAAGCGGTTTTGCGGCTGTAGTGACAGGTTTACTGTTTGTCCTATCACTTTTCTTCTTCCCGCTTCTTTCGGTTGTGACATCTGCGGTGACTGCGCCGGCATTGGTTATAGTCGGAGTATTAATGGCATCATCACTTAAAAATATTGACTGGCAGAAGTTCGAAATTGCGGTTCCGGCCTTCTTTACTGTTATCATGATGCCTATGACATATTCAATTGCGACAGGTATAGCTTGTGGATTCATCTTCTATCCGATCACTATGTCGATGAAAGGAAGAGCTAAAGAGGTTCACCCAATCATGTGGGGTCTTGGAGTCGTCTTCCTACTATATTTCATTTTCTTGAAGTAA